The proteins below are encoded in one region of Peribacillus muralis:
- a CDS encoding GRP family sugar transporter yields MEGILLALLPALTWGSLVLVSEKLGGSSYNQTLGITVGSLLFAIVMSFVNPPEWSSLVWIVGIISGIGWAFGQLFQFNSVKEIGVSKTVPISTGLQILGNTFFAVIIFREWNDKLTIIIGIVAIICLITGVLLTSYGDGAEKKQGSMKKGLFYLAISTAGYVTYVIVVRWNEVDGWSAILPQAIGMFIAALLLSLKHKPFNKYAGRNILTGLMWAVGNIGLLLANPKVGVAIAFSFSQMGIVISTLGGIFLLGEKKSKKQMTLVIIGCVLVIAGGVMIGFTKK; encoded by the coding sequence GTGGAAGGTATTCTCTTGGCACTACTCCCCGCTTTGACATGGGGCAGCTTGGTGCTTGTTTCCGAAAAACTTGGAGGCAGTTCCTATAATCAAACACTTGGCATTACAGTCGGCTCATTACTGTTCGCTATCGTGATGTCTTTCGTCAATCCCCCTGAATGGAGCAGTCTAGTCTGGATCGTCGGCATCATATCCGGAATAGGGTGGGCATTCGGGCAGTTATTTCAGTTTAATAGTGTCAAAGAAATTGGGGTATCTAAAACCGTTCCCATTTCGACAGGTCTGCAAATTTTAGGAAATACATTTTTCGCCGTTATCATTTTCAGGGAATGGAATGACAAGCTTACAATCATCATCGGCATCGTTGCCATCATCTGCTTGATTACGGGTGTCTTGCTGACAAGCTATGGTGACGGTGCTGAAAAAAAACAAGGGAGCATGAAAAAAGGGCTTTTTTATCTTGCGATTTCAACGGCTGGTTATGTTACATATGTCATCGTGGTCAGATGGAATGAAGTGGACGGATGGTCCGCGATCCTGCCGCAAGCAATCGGCATGTTCATCGCTGCCCTGCTGCTTTCCCTCAAGCATAAACCGTTCAATAAATATGCAGGAAGAAATATCCTGACCGGACTGATGTGGGCTGTCGGGAATATCGGCCTTCTGCTTGCTAATCCAAAGGTCGGTGTGGCCATTGCCTTCTCCTTTTCCCAAATGGGGATCGTCATTTCGACTTTAGGAGGCATCTTTCTCTTAGGTGAAAAGAAATCGAAAAAGCAAATGACCCTCGTCATCATTGGGTGTGTACTCGTCATTGCTGGCGGCGTCATGATCGGCTTTACAAAAAAATGA
- a CDS encoding thioredoxin family protein produces the protein MTTLNEWFGKGIPAEEFISSMKVHKESLQSIQEHFSISVEDGDFFDELKAKELRAIVITEDWCGDAMMNIPILLNIAEAANIETRMILRDENLDLMDQYLTNGTARSIPIFIFIDKHGEERAVWGPRAPKVQDYVMELRSVLPAKEDERFEAEQKEVFKKITKAFSEDGSLWSEVYGSIKETLGKID, from the coding sequence ATGACGACACTGAATGAATGGTTTGGAAAAGGTATTCCTGCGGAAGAATTTATTTCTTCCATGAAGGTCCATAAAGAAAGCTTGCAGTCGATTCAAGAACATTTTTCCATTTCTGTGGAAGATGGGGATTTTTTTGATGAGTTGAAAGCGAAAGAGCTTCGCGCTATTGTCATTACTGAAGATTGGTGCGGAGACGCGATGATGAATATACCGATTTTGTTGAATATTGCGGAAGCGGCGAATATCGAAACCCGCATGATTTTACGAGATGAAAACCTTGATCTGATGGATCAATACTTAACGAACGGTACAGCGCGTTCCATTCCCATCTTTATATTCATTGACAAGCATGGCGAGGAAAGAGCTGTATGGGGACCTCGCGCACCTAAAGTGCAGGACTATGTCATGGAGCTGCGTTCAGTTTTGCCAGCTAAGGAAGATGAACGCTTTGAGGCCGAGCAAAAAGAGGTTTTTAAAAAGATCACAAAGGCGTTTTCTGAGGATGGAAGCCTTTGGTCTGAAGTTTACGGCAGCATCAAGGAGACATTGGGAAAAATTGATTGA
- the glpT gene encoding glycerol-3-phosphate transporter, whose amino-acid sequence MFKMFKPAPPVQRLPEEKIDSEYKKLRLQVFIGIFIGYAAYYLIRKNFSMAMPYLKEEGFTTGQLGLALSAISISYGISKFVMGTVSDRSNARYFLPTGLILAGIVSLLMGFVPFFTSSVAIMFIMLFINGWFQGMGWPPSGRVLVHWYSVSERGGKTAIWNVAHNVGGGLMAPLAIAGVSIFATSMGSSYAGYEGIFILPALVAIAIALISFLLIRDTPQSVGLPPIEEYRNDYPNKTKKMFETELTTKEILFKYVLNNKWVWAIAIANIFVYFVRYGVLDWAPTYLSEEKGFNMDKSSMAYFLYEWAGIPGTLLCGYISDKVFKGRRGPAGVVFMLGVLIAVLVYWFNPAGNPMVDIISLIAIGFLIYGPVMLIGLQALDLVPKKAAGTAAGLTGLFGYLGGSVAANAMMGYVVDFAGWNAGFTLITISCVLAVVVFAITWNVRGQEVVKG is encoded by the coding sequence ATGTTCAAAATGTTTAAGCCTGCCCCGCCAGTGCAAAGGTTACCTGAGGAAAAAATTGACTCTGAATACAAAAAACTCAGGCTCCAAGTTTTCATCGGGATCTTCATTGGTTATGCAGCGTATTATTTAATTCGCAAAAACTTTTCCATGGCAATGCCCTATTTAAAGGAAGAAGGATTCACAACCGGACAGCTGGGTCTGGCATTGTCTGCCATTTCCATTTCATACGGGATAAGTAAGTTTGTAATGGGCACCGTGTCAGACCGGAGTAATGCAAGGTACTTCTTGCCGACAGGTTTGATTCTAGCCGGAATCGTTAGTCTGCTTATGGGATTCGTTCCTTTCTTTACATCATCGGTTGCTATTATGTTTATCATGTTATTCATTAATGGATGGTTTCAAGGAATGGGCTGGCCCCCATCTGGACGAGTACTTGTTCACTGGTACAGTGTAAGTGAAAGAGGGGGGAAAACGGCGATATGGAATGTTGCCCATAACGTTGGCGGCGGTTTAATGGCGCCATTGGCCATTGCGGGTGTTTCCATCTTTGCTACATCAATGGGTTCTTCTTATGCTGGCTACGAAGGGATTTTCATACTACCTGCTTTAGTTGCCATTGCCATTGCACTCATATCATTTCTCTTAATACGTGATACACCCCAATCAGTTGGCTTACCTCCAATTGAAGAATATCGCAATGATTATCCTAATAAAACGAAAAAAATGTTTGAAACGGAATTGACAACAAAGGAAATTTTATTCAAATATGTTTTGAATAATAAATGGGTCTGGGCGATTGCAATTGCAAACATCTTTGTTTATTTCGTCCGTTATGGCGTACTTGATTGGGCACCCACCTATTTAAGCGAAGAAAAAGGCTTCAATATGGATAAATCAAGTATGGCTTATTTCTTGTACGAATGGGCTGGCATCCCCGGAACTTTGCTATGTGGATATATATCGGATAAGGTTTTTAAAGGCCGTCGTGGACCTGCGGGTGTTGTCTTTATGCTAGGTGTTTTAATCGCTGTCCTGGTTTACTGGTTTAATCCCGCAGGGAACCCAATGGTCGATATCATTTCCTTGATTGCGATTGGCTTCTTGATTTATGGACCTGTAATGTTAATAGGTTTACAGGCCCTTGATCTAGTTCCTAAAAAAGCTGCCGGTACTGCAGCAGGATTGACTGGCTTGTTTGGATATTTAGGTGGGTCTGTAGCAGCAAATGCCATGATGGGATATGTAGTGGACTTTGCAGGTTGGAATGCAGGCTTTACATTAATAACAATTTCTTGTGTTCTTGCAGTAGTCGTATTTGCGATCACATGGAATGTTCGGGGACAGGAAGTAGTAAAAGGGTAA
- a CDS encoding glycine C-acetyltransferase, which produces MTSESLNQFLTDNLNDLKDKGLYNVIDPVEGPNGPVITIAGRELINLSSNNYLGLATDRRLIDACIEATKKYGVGAGAVRTINGTLDIHVKLEEKLAEFKHTEAAIAYQSGFNCNMAAISGVMDKNDAILSDELNHASIIDGCRLSKAKIIPFIHSDMEDLRSKARQAKESGLYNKVMVITDGVFSMDGDIAKLPEIVEIAEEFDLITYVDDAHGSGVLGNGAGTVKHFGLSDKVDFQIGTLSKAIGVVGGYVAGKKDLIDWLKVRSRPFLFSTAVTPGAVASSIEAIDILMNSSELQNKLWENSAYLKKGLKELGFDIGESETPITPCIIGDEAKTQQFSKRLNEEGVYAKSIVFPTVPRGTGRVRNMPTAAHTKEMLDRAIAIYEKVGKEMSII; this is translated from the coding sequence ATGACTAGTGAATCATTAAATCAATTTTTAACAGATAATTTGAATGATTTAAAAGATAAAGGTCTTTACAACGTTATTGATCCGGTAGAAGGTCCAAACGGTCCGGTAATCACCATCGCAGGCAGAGAGCTGATCAATTTATCATCCAATAACTATTTAGGTTTAGCCACGGATCGACGATTAATCGATGCTTGCATCGAAGCGACGAAGAAGTATGGTGTCGGAGCTGGGGCGGTTCGGACGATCAATGGAACGTTAGATATCCATGTCAAATTGGAAGAAAAGCTGGCGGAATTTAAGCATACGGAAGCGGCCATTGCTTATCAATCTGGATTTAATTGTAATATGGCAGCGATTTCAGGAGTGATGGATAAGAATGATGCCATCCTTTCAGATGAACTGAACCATGCTTCAATCATTGACGGATGCCGTTTGTCCAAAGCGAAAATCATTCCATTCATCCATTCCGATATGGAGGATTTACGATCAAAGGCACGTCAAGCGAAAGAATCGGGATTGTATAACAAGGTCATGGTCATTACGGATGGTGTGTTCTCCATGGATGGAGATATTGCCAAGCTTCCTGAAATTGTGGAGATTGCCGAAGAGTTCGACTTAATTACGTATGTGGATGATGCCCATGGTTCTGGTGTATTGGGAAATGGTGCAGGGACGGTAAAACATTTCGGTTTATCGGATAAAGTCGATTTCCAGATTGGAACACTATCGAAAGCGATTGGTGTTGTTGGAGGTTATGTAGCAGGGAAGAAAGATTTGATTGATTGGTTGAAGGTTAGAAGCCGGCCATTTTTATTTTCGACAGCTGTCACCCCAGGAGCAGTGGCTTCGAGCATAGAAGCGATCGATATTTTGATGAACAGCTCAGAGCTTCAAAATAAGCTGTGGGAAAATAGCGCTTACTTGAAAAAAGGCCTTAAGGAATTAGGGTTTGATATCGGCGAGAGCGAAACACCGATCACTCCTTGCATCATTGGCGATGAAGCGAAAACACAGCAATTCAGCAAGCGGCTGAATGAGGAAGGTGTGTATGCCAAGTCCATCGTATTCCCAACCGTACCAAGGGGAACAGGAAGGGTAAGGAATATGCCGACTGCTGCCCATACAAAAGAGATGCTCGATCGTGCAATAGCGATTTATGAAAAAGTAGGAAAAGAGATGTCAATTATCTAA
- a CDS encoding L-threonine 3-dehydrogenase, whose protein sequence is MKKVLVTGALGQIGSELTLKMREIYGTDNVVATDIRKTESAVVQSGPFEILDVTDEKEMVNIAKKHEVDTIIHLAALLSATAEKKPLLAWNLNMGGLVNALEAARELNCRLFTPSSIGAFGPTTPKDGTPQDTIQRPNTMYGVNKVSGELLCDYYHHKFGVDTRGLRFPGLISYVTPPGGGTTDYAVEIYYEAIKNRKYTSYIAKGTYMDMMYMPDALAAIMALMEADASKLKHRNSFNVSAMSFAPEQIASEIKKHIPDFIMNYEVDPARQSIADSWPNSIDSTCAMEEWGFKAEYDLEKMTKDMLVKLGLKSFLVTA, encoded by the coding sequence ATGAAAAAGGTATTAGTTACAGGTGCTTTAGGTCAAATTGGTTCAGAGCTGACGCTGAAAATGAGAGAGATTTACGGAACCGACAATGTCGTGGCAACGGATATCCGAAAGACGGAGAGCGCTGTTGTCCAATCGGGTCCATTTGAGATTTTGGATGTTACGGATGAAAAAGAGATGGTTAACATTGCCAAGAAGCATGAAGTGGATACGATCATTCATCTTGCTGCTTTATTGTCAGCAACAGCTGAGAAGAAGCCGCTGTTAGCCTGGAATCTGAACATGGGTGGATTGGTGAATGCTTTGGAAGCGGCACGGGAGTTGAACTGCCGATTATTTACACCTAGCTCGATCGGCGCGTTCGGTCCAACCACACCTAAAGATGGCACACCGCAAGACACGATACAACGTCCAAATACCATGTATGGAGTGAACAAAGTATCGGGAGAGTTGCTATGTGATTATTACCATCATAAATTTGGCGTTGATACGAGAGGTCTTCGTTTCCCGGGGCTGATCTCGTATGTCACGCCTCCTGGCGGCGGGACCACCGACTATGCGGTTGAAATTTACTATGAAGCGATTAAAAATAGGAAATACACTTCCTACATCGCTAAAGGAACGTATATGGATATGATGTATATGCCTGACGCCTTGGCTGCCATCATGGCATTAATGGAGGCGGATGCATCCAAGCTGAAGCATCGGAATTCTTTCAATGTATCGGCCATGAGCTTTGCCCCGGAACAAATTGCATCCGAGATTAAAAAGCATATTCCTGACTTTATCATGAACTATGAGGTCGATCCCGCAAGACAATCGATAGCCGACAGCTGGCCGAATAGCATCGATTCGACTTGTGCGATGGAAGAGTGGGGATTCAAAGCGGAATACGATCTGGAGAAAATGACGAAGGATATGTTGGTCAAGCTCGGATTGAAATCCTTTTTAGTTACCGCATAA
- a CDS encoding amino acid permease, with translation MANKDLNRDLKGRHIQMIALGGTIGVGLFMGSASAIKWTGPSVMLAYAISGLFIFLIMRAMGEMLYLEPSTGSFATFGYKYIHPLAGYMTAWSNWFQWVVVGMAEIIAVGTYMQYWFPDLPAWIPGLIAMVILGAANLISVKSFGEIEFWFSLVKIVTIVLMIVAGFGLIFFGLGNGGDAIGLSNLWEHGGWFTGGWKGFFFALSLVVAAYQGVELIGITAGEAKDPQKTITKAIQSTIWRILIFYIGAIFVIVTVYPWDQLSAIGSPFVATFAKVGITAAAGIINFVVITAAMSGCNSGIYSAGRMLYTLGMNGQAPKSFAKVSKSGVPLFGTFGVIIGLAIGVVLSYIAPKNLFVYVYSASVLPGMIPWFVILISQIKFRKIKRAEMANHPFKMPFAPVTNYLTIAYLIMVLVGMWFNDETRISLIAGIVFLAIVVISFYAFGMGKRVPVDTQTAEEEDIKAG, from the coding sequence ATGGCAAACAAAGATTTGAATAGGGACTTGAAGGGCCGTCATATTCAGATGATCGCTTTGGGCGGAACAATTGGCGTTGGTTTATTCATGGGTTCGGCCAGTGCGATCAAATGGACAGGCCCGTCTGTCATGTTAGCTTATGCAATCTCAGGTTTATTCATCTTCTTGATCATGCGTGCAATGGGGGAAATGCTATATCTAGAGCCAAGTACAGGCTCGTTTGCGACATTCGGTTATAAATATATCCATCCATTGGCAGGATATATGACTGCTTGGAGTAACTGGTTCCAATGGGTTGTTGTCGGGATGGCCGAAATAATTGCAGTAGGGACGTACATGCAGTATTGGTTTCCGGATCTTCCAGCGTGGATACCAGGCTTGATTGCAATGGTTATCCTGGGGGCGGCGAACCTCATTTCCGTTAAATCTTTCGGTGAAATCGAGTTTTGGTTTTCATTGGTTAAAATCGTAACGATCGTCTTGATGATCGTTGCAGGATTTGGACTTATTTTCTTCGGCCTCGGTAATGGCGGAGATGCAATAGGGCTATCGAATCTTTGGGAACATGGTGGATGGTTTACAGGCGGTTGGAAAGGATTCTTCTTTGCACTATCACTGGTAGTGGCTGCATATCAAGGTGTGGAACTGATCGGGATTACAGCTGGCGAAGCGAAGGATCCGCAAAAAACGATCACCAAAGCGATCCAAAGTACAATTTGGCGTATTCTAATCTTCTATATAGGTGCCATCTTCGTTATCGTAACCGTTTATCCTTGGGACCAACTAAGTGCAATTGGCAGTCCATTCGTGGCAACCTTTGCGAAAGTCGGTATCACGGCAGCGGCAGGCATCATTAACTTTGTCGTCATCACAGCGGCCATGTCCGGCTGTAATAGCGGAATTTACAGTGCAGGCCGCATGCTTTATACATTAGGAATGAATGGACAAGCACCTAAATCCTTTGCAAAAGTATCGAAAAGCGGTGTTCCTTTATTCGGTACATTCGGTGTAATCATCGGATTGGCAATTGGAGTCGTGTTAAGTTATATTGCACCAAAAAACCTATTCGTATATGTATACAGTGCAAGCGTACTGCCAGGAATGATTCCTTGGTTTGTCATCCTGATAAGCCAAATTAAATTCAGAAAAATCAAAAGAGCCGAAATGGCCAATCACCCATTCAAAATGCCATTTGCACCTGTAACAAACTACTTGACCATCGCCTACTTGATTATGGTATTGGTGGGCATGTGGTTCAATGATGAAACGCGTATTTCACTTATTGCTGGAATTGTCTTTTTAGCAATCGTAGTCATTAGTTTTTATGCTTTTGGAATGGGCAAGCGAGTACCTGTGGATACTCAAACGGCTGAAGAAGAGGATATTAAAGCAGGTTAA
- a CDS encoding recombinase family protein, whose amino-acid sequence MKCIIYVRVSTDEQAKHGYSIASQIEKLEAYCISQGWGIIDILVDEGYSAKDLNRPKFTFMMDQIKKGGIDVLLVYRLDRLTRSVLDLYEILKILDENNCMFKSATEVYDTTNAMGRLFITLVAAIAQWERENLAERVRLGMEKKTKLGKWKGGITPYGYKVINKELVINKDEESIVKTIFELSKSSGFYTIAKTLSARGYGTRKGSDWHVDTVRDIANNPIYAGYLTFNENPKQYKKPPREQTLYEGVHERIIPRDDFWALQDALDKRRGSGGKRETSNYYFSSILKCGRCGHSMSGHKSPNGKTYRCSGKKAGKQCTSHIIKEDNLVKTVLNNLNGLFENIKGNINISNAPEAKIKQLEIELKNNQKLLKKQKAMFEADVIEIDELIQKTDSLREIEKRILAELKTIKKVGPSKVDEIKYISENIHTLWEYANDYERKQMMTTLFSQLIIDTKDEYKIGTGKAREIIIVSAK is encoded by the coding sequence ATGAAATGTATTATCTACGTCCGAGTGTCAACCGATGAACAAGCAAAGCACGGTTATTCAATTGCTTCCCAAATAGAAAAACTAGAAGCTTATTGTATTTCGCAAGGTTGGGGGATTATTGATATCCTAGTTGATGAAGGATATTCTGCTAAGGATTTAAATCGCCCTAAATTCACCTTCATGATGGATCAAATAAAAAAAGGCGGTATAGATGTCTTACTGGTTTACAGATTAGATCGTCTAACTAGATCTGTACTGGACCTTTATGAAATACTTAAAATATTAGATGAAAACAATTGCATGTTCAAAAGTGCAACTGAGGTTTACGATACAACTAATGCTATGGGAAGGTTATTCATCACGCTTGTCGCCGCTATAGCTCAATGGGAAAGAGAGAATCTTGCTGAACGAGTTAGATTAGGTATGGAAAAAAAGACGAAATTGGGTAAGTGGAAAGGCGGAATAACTCCCTATGGCTATAAGGTGATTAATAAAGAACTGGTTATTAATAAAGATGAAGAATCAATCGTTAAAACTATTTTTGAGCTTAGTAAAAGTTCAGGATTTTATACTATAGCAAAAACTCTTAGTGCCCGTGGATATGGCACAAGAAAAGGTAGCGATTGGCACGTTGATACAGTTAGAGATATAGCTAATAACCCTATTTATGCAGGATACCTTACTTTCAACGAAAACCCTAAACAATATAAGAAGCCTCCCAGGGAACAAACTCTTTACGAAGGCGTTCATGAAAGAATAATACCAAGAGATGATTTTTGGGCATTACAAGATGCACTGGACAAAAGAAGAGGTTCCGGTGGAAAACGCGAAACGAGTAATTATTATTTTTCCTCCATTCTAAAATGCGGGCGCTGCGGCCACTCAATGTCCGGACATAAAAGCCCTAATGGGAAAACGTATAGATGTTCCGGGAAAAAGGCAGGAAAACAATGTACTAGCCATATAATAAAGGAAGATAACCTTGTAAAAACCGTTTTAAATAACCTAAATGGTCTATTTGAAAATATTAAGGGAAACATTAATATTTCGAATGCTCCCGAAGCAAAAATAAAACAGTTAGAAATTGAACTTAAAAATAATCAAAAGCTCTTAAAAAAACAAAAAGCTATGTTTGAAGCAGATGTTATTGAAATAGATGAATTAATTCAAAAAACGGATTCCCTTAGAGAAATTGAAAAACGGATCTTAGCTGAACTTAAGACAATTAAAAAGGTCGGGCCTTCAAAAGTAGATGAAATTAAATATATTTCTGAAAACATACACACACTTTGGGAATATGCTAACGATTATGAAAGAAAGCAAATGATGACTACATTGTTCTCACAATTAATTATTGATACAAAAGATGAATATAAAATCGGAACTGGTAAGGCGCGAGAAATTATCATTGTTTCCGCAAAATGA
- a CDS encoding ImmA/IrrE family metallo-endopeptidase, with the protein MHYNNLLEDYRDVTIKEKILEFGFKGLYMNGNIIIEKRLSTIEKGCILAEELGHHFKTVGNILDQGKVANVKQEKIARSWAHNKLLPLSCFIEAYHYGCTNRFEVADYLNVTEEFLQEALDRYIEKYGDYIFHEEIIIHLNPLNIIKRGLA; encoded by the coding sequence ATGCACTATAATAATTTACTTGAGGATTATCGTGATGTAACCATTAAAGAAAAGATTCTGGAATTCGGATTTAAAGGATTGTACATGAATGGGAATATCATTATTGAAAAACGATTGTCAACTATTGAAAAAGGATGTATTCTCGCTGAAGAATTAGGCCATCACTTCAAAACTGTAGGCAATATTTTAGATCAAGGGAAAGTTGCTAATGTTAAACAAGAAAAAATTGCGAGAAGTTGGGCACATAATAAATTGCTTCCACTTTCATGCTTTATTGAAGCATATCACTATGGTTGTACTAATCGATTTGAAGTAGCTGACTACTTAAATGTGACTGAGGAATTTTTACAAGAAGCTTTAGACAGATATATTGAAAAATATGGCGATTATATTTTTCATGAAGAGATTATTATTCATTTAAATCCTTTGAATATAATTAAAAGAGGTTTAGCGTAG
- a CDS encoding helix-turn-helix domain-containing protein yields MYSFGSILKNLRTSKNLSIDQLARQINDKYETKISKSMISRYENNLAEPKMDVVRIFADFFDASPDYIMGLEDGSSRDIKKKSKAIETIAAHLDEKEITEEKMKDILKYIDFIFQDDK; encoded by the coding sequence ATGTATTCTTTTGGGTCTATTCTAAAAAACTTACGTACCTCAAAAAATTTAAGTATTGATCAGTTAGCAAGACAAATTAATGACAAATATGAAACAAAAATAAGTAAAAGTATGATTTCTAGGTACGAAAATAATTTAGCTGAACCAAAAATGGATGTAGTTCGTATTTTTGCTGATTTCTTTGATGCTTCGCCTGATTACATTATGGGATTAGAAGACGGGTCTTCTAGAGATATCAAAAAGAAAAGCAAAGCTATTGAGACTATTGCAGCTCACCTTGACGAAAAAGAAATAACTGAAGAGAAAATGAAAGATATCTTAAAATACATAGACTTTATATTCCAGGATGATAAATAA
- a CDS encoding helix-turn-helix domain-containing protein, with translation MANINESISRRHQPYRKIKAYLVENNISQKDLGAILQKSQSAINQKLNGTGGDFSLQEARLMSEKLGIPSAYFF, from the coding sequence ATGGCTAACATCAACGAAAGTATTTCTCGTCGCCATCAGCCTTACAGAAAAATTAAGGCTTACTTAGTGGAAAATAACATTTCACAAAAAGATTTGGGCGCAATACTTCAGAAAAGCCAAAGTGCTATAAATCAAAAGCTTAACGGAACCGGAGGTGACTTCTCTTTACAAGAAGCAAGGTTAATGTCCGAAAAATTAGGTATTCCGAGTGCTTATTTTTTTTGA
- a CDS encoding AAA family ATPase, with amino-acid sequence MQVIFKTLILNNFKSHRDITVNFGERTDITGDNAEGKSTICEAPTYVLYGTDALGSKLDPTPITYEAEEIKVSLLLEVDGKELMLGRSLKKNKTIYYVNEVPSKAGEFNEVVEKLFDKDLFLSLFNPSYFPSMHWEKQRSMLLQYVTSPINKDVIKHMPDEQNKCLAALFKKHNLEDIKKIHAENKNTLEKKYIAAQSRTKTLQERLEQINISNVPLESLKAELAQIDKQVREKESLLDKAWEKNQAYNSLQAKIRNIQDQVEMSKEHWPLLKNEEIEDSCRTCKRPLDEESVTTVKKDKEIRIENYKANHEKLLKERAGLKAQLEEMEFIDVTELRNEIRELDPQGTPLREAIRIHGEFGRLQEQVKQAQTDENETLHSLNESIFILDCVKAFKAKEAELQGEKVQALFETLSVRLFEEQRNGELKNTFEIELDKKPYRKLSTAEGIRAGLELRDVLSQQSDLITPVFVDNAESITSFKQPVGQLIVSRVVAGQKLKIEGVDAE; translated from the coding sequence ATGCAAGTAATCTTTAAAACATTAATCCTTAACAATTTTAAATCCCACCGTGATATCACTGTTAACTTTGGCGAGAGAACAGATATCACGGGGGACAATGCAGAGGGGAAGTCCACAATTTGTGAAGCTCCCACATATGTATTGTACGGCACAGATGCTCTAGGTAGCAAATTAGATCCTACACCGATTACTTACGAAGCAGAAGAGATAAAGGTTTCACTTTTGTTAGAAGTTGATGGAAAAGAATTAATGCTAGGGCGCAGCCTTAAGAAAAACAAGACTATCTATTATGTGAATGAAGTTCCTTCAAAGGCTGGGGAGTTCAATGAAGTAGTTGAAAAACTATTTGATAAGGATCTGTTTCTTTCTTTGTTCAATCCGAGTTACTTTCCATCTATGCATTGGGAAAAACAACGTTCCATGCTTTTGCAGTATGTCACTTCTCCAATAAATAAAGATGTTATAAAGCATATGCCGGACGAGCAAAACAAATGCCTAGCTGCCTTATTTAAAAAACATAATTTAGAAGATATTAAAAAAATACATGCAGAAAACAAAAATACATTAGAGAAGAAATATATCGCAGCTCAAAGTAGGACAAAGACTTTGCAGGAGCGGCTTGAACAAATAAATATTTCTAATGTCCCACTAGAGTCTTTAAAAGCAGAACTGGCTCAAATCGACAAGCAAGTTAGGGAGAAAGAAAGTTTGCTAGATAAAGCCTGGGAAAAGAACCAGGCCTATAATTCTCTTCAAGCAAAAATTCGAAACATACAAGATCAGGTCGAAATGTCAAAAGAACATTGGCCGTTACTTAAAAACGAAGAAATTGAAGATAGTTGCAGAACCTGTAAACGGCCATTAGATGAAGAATCCGTAACTACTGTAAAGAAAGATAAAGAAATCCGTATTGAAAATTATAAGGCTAATCATGAAAAGCTACTGAAAGAACGTGCTGGCCTTAAGGCCCAACTTGAAGAAATGGAATTCATTGACGTTACAGAATTACGAAATGAAATTCGTGAACTTGATCCTCAGGGGACACCATTACGAGAAGCGATAAGAATCCATGGTGAATTTGGGCGGCTGCAGGAACAAGTAAAACAGGCACAGACTGATGAAAACGAAACACTTCATTCCCTGAATGAGTCGATTTTCATTCTGGATTGTGTAAAGGCATTCAAGGCCAAGGAGGCCGAACTTCAAGGTGAAAAGGTACAAGCACTTTTCGAAACATTATCCGTCCGTCTCTTTGAAGAACAAAGAAATGGTGAGTTAAAGAACACATTTGAAATTGAGCTTGATAAGAAGCCATATCGCAAGCTTTCAACGGCAGAAGGTATAAGGGCAGGGTTGGAGCTTAGGGATGTTCTTTCCCAGCAAAGTGACCTAATAACACCTGTTTTTGTGGATAACGCTGAATCAATTACAAGCTTTAAGCAGCCTGTTGGCCAGTTGATTGTTTCAAGGGTAGTTGCAGGTCAGAAGTTAAAAATTGAAGGGGTGGATGCTGAATGA
- a CDS encoding DUF6906 family protein — MKSGKRPTLNQRKSMEWAGVKDTNQWLIVKNLPGELHIVHRLTGQIRELPNG, encoded by the coding sequence ATGAAATCAGGTAAAAGACCCACTTTAAACCAACGAAAATCCATGGAATGGGCAGGGGTCAAAGACACTAATCAATGGTTAATCGTAAAGAACCTCCCTGGAGAATTGCACATTGTCCACCGTCTTACAGGTCAAATCAGGGAGTTGCCAAATGGCTGA